From a single Phaenicophaeus curvirostris isolate KB17595 chromosome 8, BPBGC_Pcur_1.0, whole genome shotgun sequence genomic region:
- the CDCP2 gene encoding CUB domain-containing protein 2 isoform X1: MTILRQFLKDARALVREDLPSGRWGAWGWAAWQCWSCCVELSGMFPAEVSPRKRTSHQPLCPPGIKCGEVLSAPSGNFSSPNFPRPYPYETECTWLIVVAEGSSILLSFSHFELEYHAACAYDYLQVYNGATRDQGNLLGTFCGRSPPPSFSSAWHVMTVVFRSDRHVAKRGFSAAYQKDACGGQLTGLSGEIVSPRYPESYPNDAECRWRIGGAGSSGPVTLVFTDFQVEGGQGCIFDYVALFDGLTAAAPHLGRYCGSTRPPRTISSTSHLLILFKSDFNIGGRGFKAHFYSGECQEVFTTIKGNFSSPRYPNFYPNNLKCQWTIQLPPGYRVKVVFLDMELEGRSSLTGGCDYDHLAAFDGGTENGSLLGQWCRRESLVPITSHSNQLLLVLHTDRNTAKRGFSITYVGVVPMNVSCTRTDFHIQIPVQSLAQLERNRVYLGTPSCAAHVVGGNFKIHTRFDTCGTESQKRNNTSVIVSTLYIDFSAGDHKDIHQYEVQCEPKRKEASVNLITGPDPSRVSQAENLVDVQQRDRGATDSREIRSQDTSDIVFISICILAGLLMVIAVVGLVLL, translated from the exons ATGACCATCCTCAG ACAGTTCCTAAAGGATGCTCGGGCACTGGTGAGGGAAGATTTGCCATCCGGGCGATGGGGTGCATGGGGATGGGctgcctggcagtgctggtCGTGCTGTGTGGAGCTCTCGGGGATGTTCCCAGCAGAG GTTTCCCCTAGAAAGAGGACATCACATCAACCTCTGTGTCCCCCAGGCATCAAATGTGGAGAGGTGCTTTCAGCACCCTCTGGCAATTTCTCCAGCCCCAACTTCCCAAGGCCATACCCCTACGAGACGGAGTGCACGTGGCTGATTGTGGTGGCCGAGGGCTCCTCCATCCTGCTCTCCTTCAGCCACTTTGAACTGGAATACCATGCTGCGTGCGCCTATGACTACCTCCAGGTCTACAATGGAGCCACCCGAGACCAGGGCAACCTTCTGGGCACCTTCTGTGGCCGCAGCCCGCCGCCGTCCTTCTCTTCTGCCTGGCACGTCATGACTGTCGTCTTCCGCTCTGACCGGCACGTGGCCAAGCGGGGCTTCAGCGCTGCCTACCAGAAAG ATGCCTGTGGTGGGCAGCTGACAGGGCTGTCTGGGGAGATCGTTAGCCCCCGCTACCCTGAGAGCTACCCCAACGATGCCGAGTGCCGCTGGAGGATCGGGGGAGCCGGCAGCAGTGGTCCCGTCACCCTGGTGTTCACCGACTTCCAAGTGGAAGGGGGACAGGGCTGCATCTTTGACTATGTGGCCCTTTTTGATGGCCTCACTGCTGCCGCCCCCCACCTGGGACGCTACTGCGGCAGCACCCGCCCGCCTCGCACTATCTCCTCCACCTCGCACCTTCTTATCCTCTTCAAGTCGGACTTCAACATCGGTGGCAGAGGCTTCAAGGCCCATTTCTACTCAG GTGAGTGTCAGGAGGTGTTCACCACCATCAAAGGGAATTTCTCCAGCCCTCGTTATCCCAACTTCTACCCCAACAACCTCAAGTGCCAGTGGACCATCCAGCTTCCCCCGGGCTACCGGGTGAAGGTCGTCTTCTTGGACATGGAGCTGGAGGGCCGGAGCAGCCTGACGGGCGGCTGCGACTACGACCACCTGGCTGCCTTCGACGGCGGCACCGAGAACGGTTCCCTGCTGGGGCAATGGTGCAGACGGGAGAGCCTGGTGCCTATCACCTCCCACAGCaaccagctgctgctggtgctccaCACTGACCGCAACACAGCCAAGAGGGGCTTCTCCATCACCTACGTGGGAG TTGTGCCGATGAATGTCAGCTGTACCCGGACAGACTTCCACATACAGATCCCTGTGCAGTCCTTGGCCCAGCTGGAGAGGAATAGGGTTTATCTGGGGACTCCTTCCTGTGCAGCCCATGTGGTTGGTGGGaactttaaaatacatacaaGGTTTGACACCTGCGGCACTGAATCCCAG AAACGCAACAACACGTCTGTCATCGTCAGCACCCTCTACATTGATTTTTCAGCAGGTGACCACAAGGATATCCACCAGTATGAGGTGCAGTGTGAACCGAAGAGGAAGGAAGCCTCAGTGAACCTCATCACCGGCCCTGACCCATCCCGGGTCAGCCAGGCAGAAAACCTGGTGGATGTCCAGCAGCGGGACAGGGGAGCGACGGACTCGCGTGAAATCAGGAGCCAAGACACTAGTGACATCGTCTTTATCAGCATCTGCATCCTGGCGGGGCTCCTCATGGTCATTGCAGTGGTGGGGCTGGTGCTGTTGTAG
- the CDCP2 gene encoding CUB domain-containing protein 2 isoform X2, with product MGCMGMGCLAVLVVLCGALGDVPSRGIKCGEVLSAPSGNFSSPNFPRPYPYETECTWLIVVAEGSSILLSFSHFELEYHAACAYDYLQVYNGATRDQGNLLGTFCGRSPPPSFSSAWHVMTVVFRSDRHVAKRGFSAAYQKDACGGQLTGLSGEIVSPRYPESYPNDAECRWRIGGAGSSGPVTLVFTDFQVEGGQGCIFDYVALFDGLTAAAPHLGRYCGSTRPPRTISSTSHLLILFKSDFNIGGRGFKAHFYSGECQEVFTTIKGNFSSPRYPNFYPNNLKCQWTIQLPPGYRVKVVFLDMELEGRSSLTGGCDYDHLAAFDGGTENGSLLGQWCRRESLVPITSHSNQLLLVLHTDRNTAKRGFSITYVGVVPMNVSCTRTDFHIQIPVQSLAQLERNRVYLGTPSCAAHVVGGNFKIHTRFDTCGTESQKRNNTSVIVSTLYIDFSAGDHKDIHQYEVQCEPKRKEASVNLITGPDPSRVSQAENLVDVQQRDRGATDSREIRSQDTSDIVFISICILAGLLMVIAVVGLVLL from the exons ATGGGGTGCATGGGGATGGGctgcctggcagtgctggtCGTGCTGTGTGGAGCTCTCGGGGATGTTCCCAGCAGAG GCATCAAATGTGGAGAGGTGCTTTCAGCACCCTCTGGCAATTTCTCCAGCCCCAACTTCCCAAGGCCATACCCCTACGAGACGGAGTGCACGTGGCTGATTGTGGTGGCCGAGGGCTCCTCCATCCTGCTCTCCTTCAGCCACTTTGAACTGGAATACCATGCTGCGTGCGCCTATGACTACCTCCAGGTCTACAATGGAGCCACCCGAGACCAGGGCAACCTTCTGGGCACCTTCTGTGGCCGCAGCCCGCCGCCGTCCTTCTCTTCTGCCTGGCACGTCATGACTGTCGTCTTCCGCTCTGACCGGCACGTGGCCAAGCGGGGCTTCAGCGCTGCCTACCAGAAAG ATGCCTGTGGTGGGCAGCTGACAGGGCTGTCTGGGGAGATCGTTAGCCCCCGCTACCCTGAGAGCTACCCCAACGATGCCGAGTGCCGCTGGAGGATCGGGGGAGCCGGCAGCAGTGGTCCCGTCACCCTGGTGTTCACCGACTTCCAAGTGGAAGGGGGACAGGGCTGCATCTTTGACTATGTGGCCCTTTTTGATGGCCTCACTGCTGCCGCCCCCCACCTGGGACGCTACTGCGGCAGCACCCGCCCGCCTCGCACTATCTCCTCCACCTCGCACCTTCTTATCCTCTTCAAGTCGGACTTCAACATCGGTGGCAGAGGCTTCAAGGCCCATTTCTACTCAG GTGAGTGTCAGGAGGTGTTCACCACCATCAAAGGGAATTTCTCCAGCCCTCGTTATCCCAACTTCTACCCCAACAACCTCAAGTGCCAGTGGACCATCCAGCTTCCCCCGGGCTACCGGGTGAAGGTCGTCTTCTTGGACATGGAGCTGGAGGGCCGGAGCAGCCTGACGGGCGGCTGCGACTACGACCACCTGGCTGCCTTCGACGGCGGCACCGAGAACGGTTCCCTGCTGGGGCAATGGTGCAGACGGGAGAGCCTGGTGCCTATCACCTCCCACAGCaaccagctgctgctggtgctccaCACTGACCGCAACACAGCCAAGAGGGGCTTCTCCATCACCTACGTGGGAG TTGTGCCGATGAATGTCAGCTGTACCCGGACAGACTTCCACATACAGATCCCTGTGCAGTCCTTGGCCCAGCTGGAGAGGAATAGGGTTTATCTGGGGACTCCTTCCTGTGCAGCCCATGTGGTTGGTGGGaactttaaaatacatacaaGGTTTGACACCTGCGGCACTGAATCCCAG AAACGCAACAACACGTCTGTCATCGTCAGCACCCTCTACATTGATTTTTCAGCAGGTGACCACAAGGATATCCACCAGTATGAGGTGCAGTGTGAACCGAAGAGGAAGGAAGCCTCAGTGAACCTCATCACCGGCCCTGACCCATCCCGGGTCAGCCAGGCAGAAAACCTGGTGGATGTCCAGCAGCGGGACAGGGGAGCGACGGACTCGCGTGAAATCAGGAGCCAAGACACTAGTGACATCGTCTTTATCAGCATCTGCATCCTGGCGGGGCTCCTCATGGTCATTGCAGTGGTGGGGCTGGTGCTGTTGTAG
- the CYB5RL gene encoding NADH-cytochrome b5 reductase-like isoform X1: protein MSGNEDDWLALKPQEPSPSQCCGSGCKPCIYDVYEKELAQWERARAKQDKSLLMEKKEQSNNSELNPDTFTPFSISSVEQLTEDTYQYKFELPGNGSLRLSLGQHIVLRGMVSGLEVQRAYTPISPGNAEGYFEVLIKCYEAGLMSQYIKTWKKGDIVFWRGPFGGFPYRPNKHGELLMLASGTGLAPMLPILQSITENEEDETFVTLVGCFRTFDKIYLKPLLQDLARYWNIRIFYVLSQEASLEKLPWSYQENTYIGRLNEALMKTIINSCRRRPFVLICGSSAFSEDMSRYLKAVGIDENSYFVF, encoded by the exons ATGAGTGGAAATGAGGACGACTGGCTGGCTCTCAaaccccaggaaccttctccATCCCAGTGCTGCGGCAGCGGCTGCAAACCCTGCATCTATGATGTGTACGAGAAGGAGCTTGCACAATGGGAAAGGGCCAgagcaaagcaagacaaaagcCTCCTCATGGAAAAGAAGGAGCAG AGCAATAATTCAGAGCTGAATCCAGATACATTTACTCCATTCAGCATAAGCTCAGTGGAGCAGCTAACAGAGGACACCTACCAGTACAAATTTGAATTACCGGGAAATGGCAGTCTGCGATTGAGTTTAGGACAACATATCGTGTTAAG GGGAATGGTGAGTGGTTTGGAGGTCCAGCGAGCCTATACTCCGATTAGTCCAGGGAATGCAGAAGGCTACTTTGAAGTTTTAATCAAA TGCTATGAAGCTGGGCTAATGTCACAATACataaaaacttggaaaaaaggAGACATAGTCTTTTGGCGTGGGCCGTTCGGAGGGTTCCCATATCGACCTAATAAG CATGGAGAACTCCTCATGCTGGCATCTGGCACTGGCCTCGCACCAATGCTTCCCATCCTCCAGTccataacagaaaatgaagaggaTGAAACTTTTGTAACTCTTGTTGGCTGCTTCCGTACCTTTGACAAAATTTATTTGaaacctcttctccaggatctGGCTCGATACTGGAATATCAGAATATTTTACGTCCTAAGCCAG GAAGCTTCCCTGGAAAAACTTCCTTGGAGCTATCAGGAAAACACGTACATTGGTCGTCTCAATGAAGCCTTGATGAAGACAATAATAAATTCCTGTCGCAGAAGGCCATTTGTATTAATCTGTGGCTCTTCTGCATTCAGTGAAGACATGAGTAGATACTTAAAAGCTGTAGGAATTGATGAAAATTCCTATTTTGTCTTTTAG
- the CYB5RL gene encoding NADH-cytochrome b5 reductase-like isoform X2, translated as MRTTGWLSNPRNLLHPSAAAAAANPASMINNSELNPDTFTPFSISSVEQLTEDTYQYKFELPGNGSLRLSLGQHIVLRGMVSGLEVQRAYTPISPGNAEGYFEVLIKCYEAGLMSQYIKTWKKGDIVFWRGPFGGFPYRPNKHGELLMLASGTGLAPMLPILQSITENEEDETFVTLVGCFRTFDKIYLKPLLQDLARYWNIRIFYVLSQEASLEKLPWSYQENTYIGRLNEALMKTIINSCRRRPFVLICGSSAFSEDMSRYLKAVGIDENSYFVF; from the exons ATGAGGACGACTGGCTGGCTCTCAaaccccaggaaccttctccATCCCAGTGCTGCGGCAGCGGCTGCAAACCCTGCATCTATGAT CAATAATTCAGAGCTGAATCCAGATACATTTACTCCATTCAGCATAAGCTCAGTGGAGCAGCTAACAGAGGACACCTACCAGTACAAATTTGAATTACCGGGAAATGGCAGTCTGCGATTGAGTTTAGGACAACATATCGTGTTAAG GGGAATGGTGAGTGGTTTGGAGGTCCAGCGAGCCTATACTCCGATTAGTCCAGGGAATGCAGAAGGCTACTTTGAAGTTTTAATCAAA TGCTATGAAGCTGGGCTAATGTCACAATACataaaaacttggaaaaaaggAGACATAGTCTTTTGGCGTGGGCCGTTCGGAGGGTTCCCATATCGACCTAATAAG CATGGAGAACTCCTCATGCTGGCATCTGGCACTGGCCTCGCACCAATGCTTCCCATCCTCCAGTccataacagaaaatgaagaggaTGAAACTTTTGTAACTCTTGTTGGCTGCTTCCGTACCTTTGACAAAATTTATTTGaaacctcttctccaggatctGGCTCGATACTGGAATATCAGAATATTTTACGTCCTAAGCCAG GAAGCTTCCCTGGAAAAACTTCCTTGGAGCTATCAGGAAAACACGTACATTGGTCGTCTCAATGAAGCCTTGATGAAGACAATAATAAATTCCTGTCGCAGAAGGCCATTTGTATTAATCTGTGGCTCTTCTGCATTCAGTGAAGACATGAGTAGATACTTAAAAGCTGTAGGAATTGATGAAAATTCCTATTTTGTCTTTTAG